AGGAGTCCCTGCTGGACGTGCAGAGCGACGGCGAGGGGAATGTACCCCTGATAAAGAGGGGGCGTCATGAGACCTCGCGAGAAGGGGGGGCGGTTCCACTCGTTCGATCGTAGCAGGCCCGCGGCGTGTCGGCCACCTTGAGAACTCGCCCCAAGGCTTCTAGAATCGGCGGATCGTCGACGTCGCCGCGAGGGCTCGCGGGGTCGACGGTGTCTCGGGAGCCTCGCGGAACGATGCTGGACGTGCAAGGGCAGTTGGAAATCCTGCGCCGGGGGGTCGAGCAGATCGTCCCCGAAGGCGAGTTCGTCAAGAAGCTGGAACGCTCGGTCCGCGAAAACCGCCCGCTGCGCGTGAAGTACGGCATCGACCCGACGGGCATCGACGTGCACCTCGGCCATACGGTCCCGCTCCGCAAGCTGCGGCAGTTTCAGGACCTCGGTCACACGGCCGTCATCATCATCGGCAACTACACGGCCCTGGTGGGCGACCCATCGGGACGGGACGAGACCCGATCGGCTCTGACGAAGGACCAGGTCGCGGAGAACGCCCGCGATTACCTCAAGCAGGTCGGTCGAATCATCGACCTGGAGAGGGCCGAGGTCCACCACAACGGCGACTGGTTCGGCAAGTGGGAGTTCCTGGACGTCCTCGACCTCATGCGGCGGATGACGTTGGGCCAGATCTCGGCTCGCGAGGACTTCGCCAAACGAATCGCCGCCGAGAAGCCCGTCTATCTTCACGAGTGCCTCTACCCGCTGATGCAGGGCTGGGACTCGGTCGAGATCAACGCCGACGTCGAACTCGGCGGCACGGAGCAACTCTTCAGCCTGATGGTCGCCCGCCAGCTCCAGCCCTTGCGAGAGCAGGATCCGCAGGTCGCCATGACGATGCCGATCCTCGTCGGCACGGATGGGACCCGTCGGATGGGGAAGAGCCTGGGGAATTACATCGGCGTGGCGGAATCGGCCCAGGACCAGTTCGGCAAGGTGATGAGCGTCCCCGACGAGCCGATGGCTCAGTATTTCACGCTGCTCACCGACCTGCCCGAAGCCCGAATCAAGGAACTCCTCGCTCCGGGGACCAACCCGAGAGACGCCAAGGAAGTGCTCGGCAAGGCGGTCGTCGCCCAGTATCACGGGGATGAGGCCGCCGAGGAAGCCGCCGCCGCCTTCCGCCGCCGCTCGGCCGGCGAGGATCCCCTGGAGATCCCCATCGCTTACCTCTCGGCCGACAAGCTCGACGCCGATGGGCGGAT
The nucleotide sequence above comes from Paludisphaera rhizosphaerae. Encoded proteins:
- the tyrS gene encoding tyrosine--tRNA ligase, whose protein sequence is MLDVQGQLEILRRGVEQIVPEGEFVKKLERSVRENRPLRVKYGIDPTGIDVHLGHTVPLRKLRQFQDLGHTAVIIIGNYTALVGDPSGRDETRSALTKDQVAENARDYLKQVGRIIDLERAEVHHNGDWFGKWEFLDVLDLMRRMTLGQISAREDFAKRIAAEKPVYLHECLYPLMQGWDSVEINADVELGGTEQLFSLMVARQLQPLREQDPQVAMTMPILVGTDGTRRMGKSLGNYIGVAESAQDQFGKVMSVPDEPMAQYFTLLTDLPEARIKELLAPGTNPRDAKEVLGKAVVAQYHGDEAAEEAAAAFRRRSAGEDPLEIPIAYLSADKLDADGRILAPNLIKELGLESSTSNARRVIEGGGVNVGPRREPISDVRAMVSVSDGLIVRVGKRKIAEIRLV